A region of Rhodopirellula islandica DNA encodes the following proteins:
- a CDS encoding tRNA dihydrouridine synthase codes for MNSPASESTVCSETPAEANSTVPYDWNELSLGNVRIGFPVVQAALSGYSDLPMRVIARRHSASYTICEVMLDQFLLSLTKREKTRHFLDIADEEHPVGGQLMGAEPEQFSAGALKLVEAGFDVIDVNFGCPVKKVLGRCRGGFHLSQPAVAIEILRRTRDVVPDHIPVTVKMRRGMDDTSESREQFFEILDGAIDAGLAGVTVHGRTVVQRYVGPSRWAFLKEVKQHVGDRLKVLGSGDLFAAKDGLEMMRQTGIDGVTIARGAIGNPWIFQQSRALAAGEPLPAPPTIAEQAAVMREHFALCEETYTLQRAPLLMRKFCIKYSQSHPNYRDVRMAFIRLRSREEFEAALEQHYSTDGPGQYVPRELHGSQEEC; via the coding sequence ATGAATTCTCCAGCCTCTGAATCGACCGTTTGCAGCGAAACGCCTGCCGAAGCCAACTCGACCGTTCCGTATGATTGGAATGAGCTGTCGCTGGGGAATGTGCGAATTGGCTTCCCCGTCGTCCAGGCGGCGCTGTCTGGGTACAGCGATTTGCCGATGCGCGTGATCGCCAGGCGGCACAGCGCCAGCTACACGATTTGCGAAGTGATGCTGGATCAGTTCCTGCTGTCGCTGACCAAACGCGAAAAGACGCGGCACTTCCTGGACATTGCGGATGAGGAACATCCGGTCGGCGGGCAATTGATGGGGGCCGAACCCGAGCAGTTTTCCGCGGGAGCGTTGAAGTTGGTCGAGGCCGGTTTTGACGTCATCGATGTGAACTTCGGATGCCCTGTCAAAAAGGTGCTGGGCCGTTGCCGTGGTGGATTCCATCTGTCGCAGCCCGCCGTCGCGATCGAGATTCTGCGTCGGACTCGGGACGTGGTGCCGGATCACATTCCTGTGACGGTCAAAATGCGACGTGGCATGGATGACACGTCGGAATCACGCGAGCAGTTTTTTGAGATTCTAGACGGAGCGATCGACGCTGGGTTGGCTGGCGTGACCGTGCATGGCCGAACGGTGGTTCAACGTTACGTTGGTCCCAGTCGCTGGGCGTTTCTGAAGGAAGTCAAGCAGCACGTGGGGGACCGCTTGAAGGTGCTCGGCAGTGGCGACCTGTTTGCTGCCAAAGATGGCTTGGAAATGATGCGTCAAACGGGGATCGACGGTGTCACGATCGCTCGTGGAGCCATTGGCAACCCGTGGATCTTTCAACAATCGCGAGCCTTGGCCGCTGGTGAGCCGTTGCCCGCGCCGCCCACCATCGCGGAACAAGCTGCTGTGATGCGAGAGCATTTCGCGTTGTGCGAGGAGACTTACACGCTCCAGCGAGCACCGTTGTTGATGCGGAAATTCTGCATCAAGTATTCGCAGAGTCATCCGAATTATCGGGACGTCCGGATGGCGTTCATCCGTTTGCGATCACGGGAAGAATTCGAAGCCGCGCTGGAACAGCACTATTCCACCGATGGCCCCGGCCAATATGTCCCTCGAGAACTGCACGGTTCGCAAGAGGAGTGCTGA
- a CDS encoding DUF1501 domain-containing protein: MTPDFSLQSKRRVFLKQATSTVGAAALAHLLGRDMASAATPTPDLGGMHFAPKAKRIIYLFQSGGPAQQDLFDHKPMLEQMHGRELPPEVRGEQRLTGMSVNQSSLPVAASKFKFAQHGQSGAWLSELLPYHRDIVDDVCFIKSMHTEAINHDPAITFFQTGSQIAGRPSLGSWISYGLGSENDDLPAFVVLVTKGQGGQPLYSRLWGNGFLDSKYQGVQFRGGEDPVLYLSNPDGISRDHRRHQLDSINRLNSHQFQREFDPEIQSRIAQYEMAFKMQTSVPDATDFSDEPESTFELYGEDAKQPGTFAANCLLARRLAQRDVRFIQLYHQGWDQHSNLPKGITGQAKETDQASAALVKDLKRLGMLDDTLVIWGGEFGRTSYSQGTLTPGNYGRDHHPRCFTTWMAGGGTRPGMSYGTTDEFSYNVAENGVHVHDFNATILNLMGIDHERLTYKYQGRRFRLTDVHGHVVRDILA; this comes from the coding sequence ATGACTCCTGACTTTTCACTGCAATCCAAACGCCGTGTCTTCCTTAAACAAGCCACCTCCACCGTCGGTGCCGCCGCACTCGCGCACTTGCTCGGGCGCGACATGGCATCGGCTGCGACACCCACGCCAGACCTCGGCGGGATGCACTTTGCTCCCAAAGCAAAACGCATCATCTACTTGTTCCAATCGGGCGGACCGGCCCAGCAAGACTTGTTTGATCACAAGCCGATGCTGGAACAAATGCACGGACGCGAATTGCCACCTGAGGTCCGCGGTGAACAACGTTTGACCGGCATGTCGGTGAACCAAAGCTCGCTGCCGGTGGCGGCCTCCAAGTTCAAGTTTGCTCAACACGGGCAATCTGGTGCCTGGCTGAGCGAACTGCTGCCCTATCACCGCGACATCGTCGACGACGTGTGCTTCATCAAATCGATGCACACCGAAGCGATCAACCACGACCCCGCGATCACGTTTTTTCAAACCGGGTCGCAGATCGCGGGCCGGCCATCGCTCGGTTCCTGGATCTCCTACGGGCTGGGCAGCGAAAACGATGACCTTCCCGCCTTTGTGGTGCTGGTCACCAAAGGCCAAGGCGGCCAACCGCTGTACTCGCGTTTGTGGGGCAACGGATTCCTCGACTCCAAGTACCAAGGTGTCCAGTTCCGTGGCGGTGAAGATCCGGTGTTGTATTTGTCCAACCCCGACGGCATCTCGCGTGATCATCGACGTCACCAACTCGATTCGATCAACCGTTTGAACTCGCATCAATTCCAACGTGAGTTTGATCCGGAGATCCAGTCACGCATCGCTCAGTACGAGATGGCGTTCAAGATGCAAACCAGTGTGCCTGACGCAACGGATTTTTCCGACGAACCGGAGTCCACGTTTGAACTGTACGGTGAAGACGCCAAGCAACCGGGGACCTTCGCCGCCAACTGTTTGTTGGCGAGGCGTTTGGCCCAACGCGACGTGCGGTTCATTCAGCTCTACCACCAAGGATGGGACCAACACTCCAATTTGCCCAAGGGAATCACCGGCCAAGCCAAGGAAACCGACCAAGCATCCGCGGCGCTCGTCAAAGACCTCAAGCGTCTGGGGATGTTGGATGACACCTTGGTCATCTGGGGCGGTGAGTTTGGACGCACGTCGTACTCACAAGGCACCCTGACGCCGGGCAACTACGGGCGAGATCACCATCCGCGTTGCTTCACGACCTGGATGGCAGGCGGCGGAACCCGGCCCGGCATGAGCTACGGAACGACGGACGAATTCAGCTACAACGTGGCTGAAAACGGGGTCCACGTGCACGATTTCAATGCCACGATCCTGAATCTGATGGGCATCGATCACGAGCGACTGACCTACAAGTACCAAGGCCGCCGGTTCCGCCTGACCGATGTGCACGGGCATGTTGTCCGCGACATTCTGGCTTGA
- a CDS encoding AraC family transcriptional regulator codes for MKKTLHRQGFFDRLAPGQEILKLFDWMPDVSFFVKDREGRFMALNRRGCEYCGVLSESEAIGKTDHDFFPKTRADEYREDDLQVMESKEAIVNRIESAPEEAGSPRLVTTSKIPLKDRRGRVIGVAGFSRQVERMQSGSADSLAKVMQYIHAHYREDIPTGHLAEMAGLSASHFERRFRLAFGASPRQYLIRVRIENAARELRESDERVTAIAQSCGFYDHAHFSRSFQRIMNMSPTQYRKRKQG; via the coding sequence ATGAAAAAGACACTCCATAGACAAGGGTTTTTCGATCGATTGGCTCCCGGTCAGGAGATTCTGAAGCTGTTCGATTGGATGCCCGACGTGTCGTTCTTCGTCAAAGATCGCGAGGGCAGGTTCATGGCTCTGAATCGTCGTGGCTGTGAATACTGCGGGGTGCTGTCCGAGTCGGAGGCGATCGGGAAGACCGATCACGACTTCTTTCCCAAGACGCGGGCGGACGAGTACCGGGAAGATGATTTGCAGGTGATGGAGTCAAAGGAAGCGATCGTCAACCGAATCGAAAGTGCGCCCGAAGAAGCTGGTTCGCCCCGGTTGGTCACGACCAGCAAGATTCCACTGAAGGATCGTCGTGGGCGCGTGATCGGTGTGGCCGGTTTTTCGCGACAAGTCGAGCGGATGCAATCAGGCAGCGCGGACTCGTTGGCAAAGGTGATGCAGTACATCCACGCTCACTACCGTGAAGACATTCCGACCGGGCACTTGGCCGAGATGGCGGGGTTGTCAGCAAGTCACTTTGAGCGGCGGTTTCGATTGGCGTTTGGTGCCTCGCCACGCCAGTATTTGATTCGCGTTCGAATTGAGAACGCGGCGCGTGAGTTGCGAGAATCGGATGAGCGTGTGACTGCGATCGCACAGAGTTGCGGCTTCTATGACCACGCGCATTTCAGCCGTAGCTTTCAACGCATCATGAACATGTCGCCGACGCAGTATCGCAAACGCAAACAGGGCTGA
- a CDS encoding DUF1553 domain-containing protein — MFVSFRNLIPLLFVWPAVTCVIVHANDDIDFNRDIRPILSDRCYFCHGPDEATREADLRLDVREDAAYVLESDELLDRIQSDDPDLLMPPPHANLELTDEQKEMLKRWIDEGAPYAAHWSFEKLPLTVETPSVKQADWPQQTIDPFVLAKIEAAGQQPNPEADPLRWLRRVTLDLTGLPPSAETIQSFEQAVQKDRERAYEAAVDELLKSSAFGEHMSIAWLDVARYADSYGYQSDKLNTQWPYRDWVVRALNQNLPYDDFLTWQIAGDLLEDPTPDQRLATAFNRIHRLNNEGGAVFEEWRIENAADRVHTFSTAVMGLTLECARCHDHKYDPITARDFYSLSAFFNSIDESGVYDRTEKVPCPSMLLPTEEESAALEQARTQLAASEQHYQAVLADAKERFKTSEATSITADDIPDLRLALALDQGFDNAVKPVYHPSESDRSWARMCDLVPVENCEIARLNPTLADDEKARSAAKDDSKAPSTDQANGPIERMALQLDGERGVTAHEIEPLDRWTSFTVVVTLNDPERSPERSLIVHHTRGTDCGYNGYDLTIQDGHLESRLARVWPGNAISVKTVESIPAKQWHQVAATYDGSSQASGLKLFLNGRELETVTLRDEVKKSCNVVVDHGGDFVIGQRFRARGFAGGLIDDVRLYERNLTPLELQVLATGEAQPADEVTFASAIDQVTRDAVAQLRQARHQYVMAEEVIQEVPIMREMEQPRETHLLLRGEYDAKTDETTRVERTVLKAIPIPFPEDAPKDRLGLAQWITHPEHPLTARVAVNRLWGNFFADPLVRTPENFGLQGDLPTHPELLDWLARDFVDHDWDIQRMCRNIVLSATYRQDSRCTQEKFESDPTNQLLARGPSYRLAAEQIRDLALAASGLLNPEMGGPPVSPYQPGQDLWRESNGMSPAYQQSVGKSLYRRSLYSVWKRTSPLPNMMVFDASTREVCTVKRSRTNTPLQALVLLNDEQFIEATRVLATHLVSDQAPEQRIENAFLKLAGRRPDATEREELVTLYQRELDFFEEDVESAQSYLSIGERELPREVSLPELAAMTSLCQVILNLDATIWKR; from the coding sequence ATGTTCGTTTCTTTTCGCAACCTGATCCCTTTGCTTTTCGTTTGGCCTGCGGTGACCTGCGTCATCGTCCACGCGAACGACGACATTGATTTCAATCGCGACATCCGGCCGATTCTTTCGGACCGGTGTTACTTCTGCCACGGTCCCGATGAAGCCACCCGGGAAGCGGACCTGCGATTGGATGTTCGCGAAGATGCCGCGTACGTCTTGGAATCAGACGAGTTGCTGGACCGCATTCAAAGCGACGATCCCGATCTGCTGATGCCACCACCGCACGCGAATCTGGAGCTGACCGACGAGCAGAAAGAGATGCTCAAGCGTTGGATCGACGAAGGAGCTCCTTACGCAGCGCATTGGTCGTTTGAAAAACTGCCTCTGACGGTCGAAACGCCCTCGGTCAAACAGGCCGACTGGCCCCAACAAACCATCGATCCATTTGTTCTGGCCAAAATCGAAGCGGCCGGGCAACAGCCCAACCCTGAAGCGGATCCGTTGCGCTGGTTGCGACGAGTCACGTTGGACTTGACCGGGTTGCCACCATCAGCGGAAACCATTCAGAGCTTTGAACAAGCCGTCCAGAAAGATCGCGAACGAGCGTATGAAGCGGCGGTCGATGAGCTGCTGAAGTCCTCCGCGTTCGGCGAACACATGTCGATCGCCTGGCTCGACGTCGCTCGCTACGCCGATTCTTACGGCTACCAAAGCGACAAACTCAACACGCAGTGGCCCTACCGAGACTGGGTCGTTCGTGCTCTGAACCAGAATCTTCCTTACGACGATTTCTTGACCTGGCAAATCGCCGGTGACTTGCTGGAAGACCCCACGCCAGACCAACGGCTGGCCACCGCTTTCAATCGCATTCACCGTCTCAACAACGAAGGCGGTGCGGTCTTTGAAGAGTGGCGAATCGAAAACGCTGCTGATCGCGTCCACACCTTCAGCACTGCCGTGATGGGACTGACATTGGAGTGCGCCCGATGCCACGATCACAAGTACGACCCGATCACCGCTCGTGACTTCTATTCGCTCTCGGCGTTCTTCAACTCGATCGACGAAAGCGGCGTCTACGATCGAACCGAAAAAGTGCCCTGCCCGTCAATGCTGCTTCCAACCGAAGAAGAATCCGCGGCACTCGAACAAGCTCGCACACAACTGGCCGCTTCAGAACAACACTACCAAGCGGTTCTTGCAGATGCGAAGGAACGTTTCAAGACCAGCGAAGCGACTTCCATCACCGCCGACGACATCCCCGACCTCCGCCTCGCCTTGGCGCTGGACCAAGGATTCGACAACGCCGTCAAACCCGTTTATCACCCGTCCGAGTCCGACCGGTCTTGGGCGAGGATGTGTGATTTGGTCCCCGTCGAGAATTGCGAGATCGCTCGGCTGAATCCAACGCTGGCCGATGACGAAAAAGCTCGCTCAGCAGCCAAGGACGATTCCAAAGCACCATCAACCGATCAAGCCAACGGTCCAATCGAACGAATGGCATTGCAGCTCGATGGCGAACGCGGCGTGACTGCTCACGAGATTGAACCGCTGGATCGCTGGACGTCTTTCACCGTCGTTGTCACGCTCAACGATCCCGAACGATCACCGGAACGCAGCCTGATCGTCCACCACACTCGCGGCACCGACTGCGGCTACAACGGGTACGACCTGACGATCCAAGACGGCCACCTCGAATCTCGTTTGGCTCGGGTTTGGCCTGGCAACGCGATCAGCGTCAAAACGGTGGAATCGATCCCAGCCAAACAATGGCATCAAGTCGCGGCAACCTACGACGGGTCCTCCCAGGCGTCGGGGCTGAAACTTTTCCTCAACGGTCGGGAACTGGAAACGGTGACGCTGCGTGACGAAGTCAAAAAGTCATGCAATGTCGTCGTCGACCATGGCGGAGACTTCGTGATCGGCCAACGTTTCCGAGCTCGTGGCTTCGCCGGCGGCTTGATCGATGACGTCCGACTGTACGAACGCAACCTGACGCCACTTGAACTGCAAGTCCTCGCAACCGGCGAGGCTCAACCTGCCGACGAAGTGACGTTCGCGTCCGCCATCGATCAAGTCACTCGCGATGCGGTTGCTCAACTTCGCCAGGCTCGACATCAATATGTGATGGCCGAAGAAGTCATCCAAGAAGTCCCCATCATGCGTGAAATGGAGCAACCTCGCGAAACGCACCTGTTGCTCCGCGGGGAATACGATGCCAAGACCGACGAAACCACACGCGTGGAACGAACGGTCCTGAAAGCCATCCCGATTCCGTTCCCTGAGGACGCTCCGAAAGACCGCTTGGGCCTGGCTCAATGGATCACGCACCCAGAACACCCACTGACCGCTCGTGTAGCCGTCAACCGACTGTGGGGCAACTTCTTCGCCGATCCATTGGTCCGCACGCCCGAGAACTTTGGTTTGCAAGGCGACCTGCCAACGCATCCCGAATTGCTGGACTGGTTGGCTCGCGATTTCGTCGATCACGACTGGGACATCCAACGCATGTGCCGGAACATCGTGCTGTCAGCGACTTATCGGCAAGACTCCCGCTGCACCCAGGAAAAATTTGAGAGCGACCCGACGAACCAATTGCTCGCCCGGGGCCCGTCCTACCGACTCGCAGCCGAACAAATTCGCGATCTCGCACTGGCCGCCTCTGGGTTGCTGAACCCCGAGATGGGCGGCCCACCAGTGTCGCCGTATCAACCGGGCCAAGACCTGTGGCGAGAATCCAACGGGATGTCGCCTGCGTATCAACAATCAGTCGGCAAGTCGCTCTACCGACGTTCGCTGTATTCCGTTTGGAAACGCACCTCGCCGCTTCCCAACATGATGGTCTTCGATGCCTCGACGCGGGAAGTCTGCACCGTCAAACGCTCGCGAACCAACACGCCGTTGCAAGCACTCGTGCTGCTCAACGACGAACAGTTCATCGAAGCGACCCGGGTGTTGGCGACCCACTTGGTGAGCGACCAAGCCCCTGAACAGAGAATTGAAAATGCGTTCCTGAAGCTGGCCGGACGACGTCCCGATGCAACCGAACGGGAAGAACTTGTCACGCTTTATCAACGCGAACTGGACTTCTTTGAGGAAGACGTCGAGTCCGCCCAAAGCTACCTGTCCATCGGTGAGCGAGAACTGCCCCGCGAAGTTTCCCTTCCCGAACTCGCCGCAATGACCTCGTTGTGCCAAGTCATTCTGAACTTGGACGCCACGATTTGGAAACGCTAG
- a CDS encoding error-prone DNA polymerase codes for MRYVELHCRSNFSFLDGASHPDELVQRAAELGYEGLAITDRESIAGVVRGFSPAQELGLQYIVGTQVHPTDAPPMVLWPSDRNAYGRMCRMLSKGRMRCEKGRCELSFADIAEHSQGILAGVIGTDESRSIEDHHAHVNDSRQFLRGPFRDVFDDRGHLLVSFHRGVDDAAKATWLRDLSLATDVPLLACGDVRYHTAERMALHDCVVAISKGKSVEQIQSERLVNSQHHLRSLDEIAELYRDVPDAVTRTVEVAGRCTFTLDQLKYEYPVELAPQGMTPIEHLKRLTWEGARGRWPGGVPEKIIETLRHEVTLIEELNYEAYFLTVWDLVRFARSQEILCQGRGSAANSVVCYCLGITAVDPTHTDLLFERFISRERGEAPDIDVDFEHQRREEVLQYLYEKYGRDRAGMTAVVTCYRAKSAIREVGKALSISPDIIDAVAKLAGSYGRNPELPERCRDAGLDPDTPLGRRFLYLTETLIGFPRHLSQHVGGMVMTAGSLCELCVTENAAMPGRSVIQWNKDDLDDIGILKVDILALGMLSAIRRCFELVKDHHDRELSLSTIPPDDKPTYDMICAADTMGVFQIESRAQMSMLPRLKPRCYYDLVIEVAIVRPGPIQGNMVHPFLAARENPAEAKYPNDAIRKVLEKTLGVPIFQEQAMKLAVVAAGFTPGEADQLRRAMAAWRRPGVIDRFRTKLLEGMNANGLNGEFAENVFRQIRGFGEYGFPESHAASFALLVYASCYLKRHYPAAFCAALLDSQPMGFYAPAQLIRDAQQHGVQVLPVDVNDSDLRTKLIPDLNRSQPKIRLGLQMIRGLPSAVADKILGARDAGGPFENLHDLTTRANLSRSNIATLADADALASIAQDRRAAVWQSLAQDDSGDSMPLLADLDPDCSVPEELIPMSPAEEVKNDYATTGLSLKAHPVSFWRDDLDALRCKRASDLPKLRDGVHVRVAGLVLMRQRPGTAKGITFVTLEDETGSMNLVLFAQVWKRFFKIARASDAWIVDGKLENKKGIIHVIVGRVEDLSEKATGLRVPRRDFH; via the coding sequence ATGCGTTACGTCGAACTTCACTGCCGGAGCAACTTCAGTTTTCTGGACGGGGCGTCTCACCCGGACGAATTGGTCCAACGTGCCGCCGAACTGGGCTACGAAGGGCTGGCGATCACCGACCGAGAATCGATCGCCGGCGTCGTCCGCGGCTTTTCTCCGGCCCAAGAACTGGGGCTGCAGTACATCGTCGGCACGCAAGTCCACCCGACCGACGCGCCGCCAATGGTGCTGTGGCCAAGCGACCGAAATGCGTACGGACGGATGTGCCGGATGCTTTCCAAGGGCCGCATGCGATGCGAAAAAGGCCGCTGCGAATTGTCGTTTGCCGACATCGCGGAACACTCGCAGGGAATCCTTGCCGGCGTCATCGGCACCGACGAATCAAGATCGATCGAAGACCATCACGCGCACGTCAACGATTCCCGGCAATTCCTTCGTGGTCCGTTTCGCGATGTATTCGATGACCGTGGTCACCTGCTGGTGTCGTTTCACCGGGGAGTCGACGACGCGGCCAAAGCCACCTGGCTGCGAGACCTTTCGCTGGCCACCGACGTGCCGCTGCTGGCCTGCGGTGACGTGCGTTACCACACCGCCGAACGCATGGCGCTGCATGACTGCGTGGTCGCCATTTCGAAAGGCAAATCGGTCGAACAAATTCAATCCGAACGACTCGTCAACAGCCAGCACCACCTGCGTTCGCTCGACGAGATCGCCGAACTCTACCGCGACGTCCCTGACGCGGTAACGCGGACCGTGGAGGTTGCTGGGCGATGCACGTTCACACTCGACCAATTGAAATACGAATACCCGGTGGAACTCGCACCGCAGGGGATGACGCCGATCGAGCATCTCAAACGCCTGACCTGGGAAGGCGCCCGCGGTCGATGGCCAGGCGGTGTGCCGGAGAAAATCATTGAGACGCTTCGGCATGAAGTCACCCTGATCGAGGAACTGAACTACGAAGCCTACTTCTTGACCGTCTGGGACCTGGTCCGGTTTGCACGCTCCCAAGAAATCCTCTGCCAAGGCCGCGGGTCAGCCGCGAATTCGGTCGTGTGTTACTGCCTCGGGATCACCGCGGTCGATCCGACGCACACGGATCTCTTGTTTGAGCGTTTCATCAGCCGTGAACGTGGAGAGGCCCCTGACATCGACGTGGACTTCGAACACCAACGTCGCGAAGAGGTGTTGCAGTACCTGTACGAAAAATACGGTCGCGATCGAGCCGGGATGACCGCCGTCGTCACGTGTTACCGCGCCAAAAGTGCGATTCGTGAAGTCGGAAAGGCTCTGTCCATTTCTCCCGACATCATCGATGCGGTTGCCAAGTTGGCGGGCAGCTATGGACGCAACCCGGAACTGCCCGAACGCTGTCGCGACGCGGGATTGGACCCTGACACACCGCTGGGTCGGCGATTTCTGTATCTCACGGAAACTCTGATTGGATTCCCGCGACACCTGTCCCAACATGTCGGCGGGATGGTGATGACGGCGGGCAGTTTATGCGAGCTGTGCGTGACCGAAAACGCAGCGATGCCAGGTCGCAGCGTGATCCAGTGGAACAAAGATGATTTGGATGACATTGGCATTTTGAAAGTCGACATTTTGGCGCTCGGGATGCTCTCCGCCATCCGGCGTTGCTTTGAACTGGTCAAGGATCATCACGACCGTGAGCTGTCACTGTCGACGATCCCACCGGATGACAAACCGACTTACGACATGATTTGTGCCGCCGACACGATGGGTGTGTTCCAAATCGAAAGCCGGGCTCAGATGAGCATGCTTCCGCGACTCAAACCGCGTTGCTACTACGACCTGGTGATCGAAGTCGCGATCGTTCGGCCGGGCCCGATCCAAGGCAACATGGTCCATCCGTTCTTGGCGGCTCGCGAAAATCCGGCGGAGGCGAAGTATCCCAACGATGCGATTCGCAAGGTGCTCGAGAAAACGCTTGGCGTTCCGATCTTTCAAGAACAAGCGATGAAGTTGGCCGTTGTTGCCGCTGGTTTCACTCCCGGGGAAGCCGATCAATTGCGGCGAGCCATGGCGGCATGGCGACGCCCCGGTGTGATCGACCGTTTCCGCACCAAGCTGCTCGAAGGAATGAACGCGAATGGGCTCAATGGTGAATTCGCGGAGAACGTGTTCCGCCAAATCCGCGGCTTTGGCGAATACGGGTTCCCTGAATCACACGCCGCATCGTTTGCACTGTTGGTTTACGCCTCGTGCTACTTGAAGCGACACTACCCGGCTGCGTTTTGTGCGGCGTTGCTGGACAGCCAACCGATGGGTTTTTACGCCCCGGCTCAGCTCATTCGCGATGCCCAGCAACACGGTGTGCAAGTCCTGCCCGTGGACGTCAACGACAGCGACCTTCGCACAAAGCTGATTCCTGATCTCAACCGATCTCAGCCCAAAATCCGGCTGGGCCTGCAAATGATTCGTGGGCTTCCCTCAGCTGTCGCGGACAAGATCTTGGGTGCCCGGGATGCGGGTGGACCGTTTGAGAACCTGCACGACTTGACCACGCGAGCCAATTTATCCCGATCAAACATCGCGACACTGGCGGATGCCGATGCGCTCGCCTCGATCGCGCAAGACCGCCGGGCCGCGGTTTGGCAATCGCTCGCTCAAGATGACTCGGGCGACTCGATGCCGCTGCTGGCCGATCTGGATCCGGATTGCAGCGTCCCAGAAGAATTGATCCCCATGTCACCGGCCGAGGAGGTCAAGAACGACTACGCGACAACGGGTTTGAGCCTGAAAGCCCACCCGGTCTCATTTTGGCGGGATGACCTGGATGCGCTGCGTTGCAAGCGTGCCTCGGACTTACCCAAACTCCGAGACGGCGTGCACGTTCGCGTCGCCGGCCTCGTCTTGATGCGTCAACGACCGGGCACCGCCAAGGGCATCACGTTTGTGACGCTGGAAGACGAGACCGGATCGATGAACTTGGTCTTGTTCGCTCAGGTTTGGAAGCGATTCTTCAAGATCGCGCGAGCCAGCGATGCCTGGATCGTCGATGGCAAACTGGAAAACAAAAAGGGCATCATTCACGTCATCGTCGGCCGAGTAGAAGACCTCAGCGAAAAGGCCACCGGGCTGCGGGTCCCCCGACGCGACTTTCACTGA